Proteins encoded together in one Paracoccus sp. SMMA_5_TC window:
- the dnaN gene encoding DNA polymerase III subunit beta has protein sequence MKLSIERADLVKAVSQAQSVVERRNTIPILANVLIEATADGVSFRATDLDTEIVYRTNAQVDRPGATTVPASMLNDIARKLPDGALVQLGLDAATERLAVQAGRSNFSLATLPREDFPVMSSSEYSANFRAPASVLRRLFDKSKFAISNEETRYYLNGVYMHVAQGDSGPTLRCVATDGHRLARIDAPLPEGAADMPGVIVPRKTVAELRKLLDDDDTEIAVSVSETKVRFATPTITLTSKVIDGTFPDYSRVIPAANARKLEVDAGDFAKAVDRVATVSSERSRAVKMSLDEDRLVLSVNAPDSGAAEEELPVAYADDPLEIGFNAKYLHEIASQIERENAVFFFNGAGDAALIREGADTSAVYVVMPMRV, from the coding sequence ATGAAACTCTCGATCGAACGCGCCGATCTGGTGAAAGCCGTTTCGCAGGCCCAATCCGTGGTCGAGCGCCGCAACACCATTCCGATCCTGGCCAATGTGCTGATCGAGGCGACGGCCGATGGCGTCAGCTTCCGTGCCACCGATCTGGATACCGAAATCGTCTATCGCACCAACGCCCAGGTCGATCGGCCGGGTGCGACCACGGTTCCGGCATCGATGCTGAACGACATCGCCCGCAAGCTGCCCGACGGTGCGCTGGTGCAACTGGGGCTGGATGCCGCCACCGAGCGGCTGGCGGTGCAGGCGGGGCGCTCGAACTTCAGCCTGGCGACCCTGCCGCGCGAGGATTTCCCGGTGATGTCCTCGTCCGAATACAGCGCCAACTTCCGCGCGCCTGCCTCGGTCCTGCGGCGGCTGTTCGACAAGTCGAAATTCGCCATCTCGAACGAAGAGACGCGCTATTACCTGAACGGCGTTTACATGCATGTGGCGCAAGGCGACAGCGGCCCCACGCTGCGCTGCGTGGCCACCGACGGGCACCGGCTGGCGCGCATCGACGCCCCCCTGCCCGAGGGTGCGGCCGATATGCCCGGCGTGATCGTGCCGCGCAAGACCGTGGCCGAGCTGCGCAAGCTGCTGGATGATGACGACACCGAAATCGCCGTTTCTGTCAGCGAAACCAAGGTGCGCTTCGCCACCCCGACCATTACCCTGACCTCCAAGGTGATCGACGGCACCTTCCCGGATTATTCGCGCGTGATCCCTGCGGCCAATGCCCGCAAGCTGGAAGTGGATGCCGGAGATTTCGCCAAGGCGGTGGACCGCGTCGCGACTGTCAGCAGCGAAAGATCGCGGGCGGTCAAGATGTCGCTTGATGAGGATCGGCTGGTCCTGTCGGTGAACGCTCCCGATTCGGGCGCTGCCGAAGAGGAGCTGCCGGTGGCCTATGCCGACGATCCGCTGGAAATCGGGTTCAACGCCAAATACCTGCATGAAATCGCCAGCCAGATCGAACGCGAGAACGCGGTGTTCTTCTTCAATGGCGCGGGCGATGCGGCCCTGATCCGCGAGGGCGCGGACACCAGCGCCGTCTATGTCGTCATGCCGATGCGGGTGTGA
- the recF gene encoding DNA replication/repair protein RecF (All proteins in this family for which functions are known are DNA-binding proteins that assist the filamentation of RecA onto DNA for the initiation of recombination or recombinational repair.), with product MSLVRLRLTQFRSWERLGLELDQRPLAIHGPNGAGKTNILEAVSMLSPGRGMRGANAADQARRGPGAGWQIRAETDQHQIVTRALPGQSREVEIDGKPAAQVALGRLLRVIWLTPAMDRLWTDAPEARRRFLDRLTLSFTPGHAEDALAYDKAMRERNRLLRDQIRDPAWYRALEIQMADAGAAVTRNRLDALDRLMVAQQGAATSFPAARLTLLAGEGFADDPDPDSIAARLAQGRGRDMAAGRSLTGPHRADLGAHWGPQDMPAALSSTGEQKALLLSVILANARALAGQGPLLLLDEVAAHLDAERRAALYDEICALQAQALLTGTGPELFEPLRGRAQFLPVIRQDQGSDLAR from the coding sequence GTGAGCCTTGTCCGGCTGCGTCTGACCCAGTTTCGCAGCTGGGAGCGGCTGGGCCTGGAGCTTGACCAGCGCCCGCTGGCGATTCACGGCCCGAACGGCGCCGGCAAGACCAATATTCTCGAGGCGGTGTCGATGTTGTCTCCCGGGCGTGGCATGCGCGGGGCCAACGCCGCCGATCAGGCCCGGCGTGGTCCGGGTGCGGGCTGGCAGATCCGGGCCGAGACCGACCAGCACCAGATCGTCACCCGCGCCCTGCCCGGCCAGTCGCGCGAGGTCGAGATCGACGGCAAGCCCGCTGCGCAGGTTGCGCTGGGGCGGCTGTTGCGGGTGATCTGGCTGACACCGGCCATGGACCGGCTGTGGACCGACGCACCCGAGGCACGACGCCGGTTTCTGGACCGGCTGACGCTGAGTTTTACCCCTGGCCATGCCGAGGACGCGCTGGCCTATGACAAGGCCATGCGCGAAAGAAACCGGCTGCTGCGCGACCAGATCCGGGATCCGGCCTGGTATCGGGCGCTTGAAATCCAGATGGCGGATGCCGGGGCGGCCGTGACCCGGAACCGGCTGGACGCGCTGGACCGGTTGATGGTGGCGCAACAGGGCGCGGCAACCAGTTTCCCTGCCGCCCGTCTGACGCTGCTGGCGGGCGAGGGTTTTGCCGATGACCCCGATCCGGACAGTATCGCGGCACGGCTGGCGCAGGGGCGCGGGCGCGACATGGCGGCCGGGCGCAGCCTGACCGGGCCGCATCGCGCCGATCTGGGAGCGCATTGGGGACCGCAGGACATGCCGGCGGCGCTGTCCTCGACCGGCGAGCAAAAGGCGCTGCTGCTGTCGGTGATTCTGGCCAATGCCAGGGCACTGGCGGGCCAGGGGCCGCTACTGCTTCTGGATGAGGTCGCAGCGCATCTGGACGCCGAACGGCGGGCGGCGCTTTACGACGAAATCTGCGCGCTCCAGGCTCAGGCGCTGCTGACCGGCACCGGCCCCGAACTGTTCGAGCCCTTGCGCGGACGCGCGCAATTCCTGCCGGTCATCCGGCAGGATCAGGGCTCGGACCTGGCACGATAA
- the ade gene encoding adenine deaminase produces the protein MLKPWIESQPRLVEVAAGRAPADLVIRGGRWVNVHSREVIADTDIAIADGRVAYVGPDAGPAIGPQTEVIEAAGRFMVPGLIDAHMHVESGMLTPAGFAGAVIPHGTTTIFHDPHEVANVLGLEGVRLMRDESLLQPISMFTQMPSCAPSAPGLETTGAPITEGEVAQAMGWDGIIGLGEMMNFPAVAAGDRQMLAEIAATRAAGKTVGGHYASPDLGRPFHAYVAGGAADDHETTSEAQGIARVRQGMGCMMRYGSAWYDVEPQITAITEKGLDPRFFILCTDDSHSGTLVNEGHMNRVVRHAIDCGCDPLVAIQMATINAAQHFGLERELGSITPGRRADVILTSDLRQLPIELVVAQGQVVARDGQLLVDCPRIDWPARARDSVHLGKTLTAQDFQVRASGDSARVRVIGVVENQAPTRALQAELPIRDGVVEGQGEVCQIALVERHRGTGSVVNGFVSGFGYQGRVAVASTVAHDSHHMIVVGTDRDNMAAAANHLGAIGGGVTVFRDGAELATVALPIAGLMSDRPAAEVAVAAQAIVQAMRDCGCTLNNAYMQHSLLALVVIPELRISDLGIVDVREFRLVDLIVPGPSPDPAG, from the coding sequence ATGCTGAAACCCTGGATCGAATCGCAGCCGCGCCTGGTCGAGGTGGCCGCGGGGCGCGCGCCCGCCGATCTGGTGATCCGCGGCGGTCGGTGGGTGAACGTGCATAGCCGCGAGGTGATCGCCGATACCGACATCGCCATCGCCGACGGGCGCGTGGCCTATGTCGGGCCCGATGCCGGCCCAGCCATTGGTCCGCAGACCGAGGTCATCGAGGCCGCCGGCCGGTTCATGGTGCCGGGGCTGATCGATGCGCATATGCATGTCGAATCGGGGATGCTGACGCCGGCCGGCTTTGCCGGGGCGGTAATTCCGCATGGCACCACCACCATTTTTCACGATCCGCACGAGGTGGCCAATGTGCTGGGCCTTGAAGGCGTGCGGCTGATGCGCGACGAATCGCTGCTGCAGCCGATCAGCATGTTCACCCAGATGCCCAGCTGTGCGCCCTCGGCCCCCGGGCTGGAAACCACCGGCGCCCCGATTACCGAGGGCGAGGTGGCGCAGGCGATGGGCTGGGACGGAATCATCGGCCTGGGCGAGATGATGAACTTTCCGGCTGTCGCCGCCGGAGACCGCCAGATGCTGGCCGAAATCGCGGCGACGCGTGCCGCAGGCAAGACCGTGGGCGGCCATTATGCCAGCCCCGACCTGGGGCGGCCGTTTCATGCCTATGTCGCCGGCGGCGCGGCCGATGACCACGAAACCACCAGCGAGGCACAAGGTATCGCCCGGGTGCGCCAGGGCATGGGCTGCATGATGCGTTACGGCTCGGCCTGGTATGATGTCGAACCGCAGATCACCGCCATCACCGAAAAAGGTCTGGACCCGCGGTTCTTCATCCTGTGCACCGACGACAGCCATTCCGGCACGCTGGTCAACGAAGGTCACATGAACCGGGTGGTGCGCCATGCCATCGATTGCGGTTGCGATCCGCTGGTGGCGATCCAGATGGCGACCATCAACGCCGCGCAGCATTTCGGGCTGGAGCGCGAACTGGGCAGCATCACCCCCGGCCGGCGCGCGGATGTGATCCTGACATCCGATCTGCGGCAATTGCCGATCGAACTGGTGGTGGCCCAGGGGCAGGTGGTGGCCCGCGACGGGCAATTGCTGGTCGATTGCCCGCGCATCGACTGGCCGGCGCGGGCGCGCGATTCCGTGCATCTGGGCAAGACCCTGACCGCGCAGGATTTCCAGGTGCGGGCCAGCGGCGACAGCGCACGGGTGCGGGTGATCGGCGTGGTGGAAAACCAGGCGCCCACCCGCGCCTTGCAGGCGGAACTGCCAATCCGCGACGGTGTGGTCGAAGGCCAGGGCGAGGTCTGCCAGATCGCGCTGGTCGAGCGCCACCGCGGCACCGGCAGCGTGGTCAACGGCTTTGTTTCCGGTTTCGGCTATCAGGGACGGGTGGCCGTGGCTTCGACCGTGGCTCATGACAGCCATCACATGATCGTGGTCGGTACCGATCGCGACAACATGGCCGCGGCGGCAAATCATCTGGGTGCCATCGGGGGCGGGGTCACGGTGTTTCGCGACGGCGCAGAACTGGCGACGGTGGCGCTGCCCATCGCCGGGCTGATGTCGGACCGGCCCGCCGCCGAAGTCGCGGTGGCCGCACAGGCCATTGTGCAGGCGATGCGCGATTGCGGCTGCACGCTGAACAACGCCTATATGCAGCATTCGCTGCTGGCGCTGGTGGTGATCCCGGAGCTGCGCATCTCGGATCTGGGCATCGTCGATGTGCGCGAGTTCCGGCTGGTCGATCTTATCGTGCCAGGTCCGAGCCCTGATCCTGCCGGATGA